The sequence below is a genomic window from Halosolutus gelatinilyticus.
CGTTGTACGGCCGCCGATTCGTCCGATCGTATGCCGTCGCTCGGCTCCGGGTGAAAAACGGTGACACTGATGAAAGCGTCGGCGCGAATCGGCGGGCTGGCGGACACCGATGGCGAGAACCGATCGCGACGAGCGCGAGCGCGATCGTGAGAATCGCAAGTCCGGGGAGCACCGTTTCGACCGCTATACCCCTGGGGGTCACGGTCGCGAAAAGGGTGATCGCCGGAACGAGGGTAAGACTGAAGACGACTGACAGGACGAGTCGCTCGATCAGCGGTGGACCGCCGCTCACCAGCAGGGGGTTTCCGAGCCCGGTTTTCTCTTCGTCGAAGGACTGGTAATCGTCGTTCGGTTCGTCCGGGAAGAGGGCCGAGACGAGCGCGTACCCGGGGAAAAAGAGGACGAGCGGGAGTACCAGCAGGATCCGTCCGACCCCTCCGATACCGGTAAACACGCCAAGCGTGATGGCGCCCGTGACCGCGATGACGATCGCCTGATCGAGAAACCACCAGTTGGAATCGCTCATTTGTACGCACTCGTGGCTGACAGCGGTTTATTATCGCCCGAGTAAGCCCCGTCTGACGGGGGTCGTTCGGTGTCCGTCCGCCGCCAAATTATCACAATTTCGATACCGATTCTGCTTAAGACGCTTTCGGAAGTTCTGAACGATTGCACCGAGCGGAACGAACGCGAAACGTCGACATGGATTCCCCCCTGAATCGGGGAAATAAATTTGATCAAGTATTTCTGAACATCCCGATATATGGATTTTCACGCCCTATACTGCTGTTTTAAAAGTAACAAAAACGTTCACGGTGCCGGTAAATTCGGCTAAAATAAATCGATCAGAAATGCACGGTTTCAACACTTTATTACTGGCCTATGGATAGAGAAGACTGAGGCGATGAAAGCGATACATATCAGCTCTGAGGAACATTGCGAGCATGGTATGGACGACGAACCCGTCCGTTCTTCCGAGGAGCCCGACGTTTCGAAAGACGAAATCTTCCATCTCTTGCAAAATGAACGGCGTCGGATGGT
It includes:
- a CDS encoding DUF1616 domain-containing protein; this translates as MSDSNWWFLDQAIVIAVTGAITLGVFTGIGGVGRILLVLPLVLFFPGYALVSALFPDEPNDDYQSFDEEKTGLGNPLLVSGGPPLIERLVLSVVFSLTLVPAITLFATVTPRGIAVETVLPGLAILTIALALVAIGSRHRCPPARRFAPTLSSVSPFFTRSRATAYDRTNRRPYNAAIAIGLVLLAVSGGFAVANPPQHDGFTEFSINTEEVTGDVETIYNSTYSAGETQELEATITNREHKERTYTTVVLLERVSYEGDNVTVHEANELDRQSATVPDGETHRQTLEITPTMEGEDLRLTLLLYEDEPPAEPSTENAYRAVHLPIVVE